GGTCAAGTGGTTCAATGATGCCAAGGGGTACGGCTTCATTGAGCAATCTGACGGCGAGGATGTTTTCGTGCACTTCTCTGCGATCACGATGCAGGGGTTCAAGACCCTGGCCGAGGGAGAGGAAGTCGAGTTCGAGG
The Gemmatimonadota bacterium genome window above contains:
- a CDS encoding cold-shock protein produces the protein MARGKVKWFNDAKGYGFIEQSDGEDVFVHFSAITMQGFKTLAEGEEVEFEVRQTDKGLQAANVVRV